The proteins below come from a single bacterium genomic window:
- a CDS encoding purine-nucleoside phosphorylase encodes MTADRNAGRAGRLSDLWRGRVQEAADWLRERGFTGGTGLILGSGLGNFVDAVDGAHAIDYAGIPGWATTTVAEHRGRLVAGEAGGRRVVVMQGRLHPYEGLPWDELLLPTAVLACLDVDAVVVTNAAGGLNRYYRPGDLMVIRDHLDLHLQDP; translated from the coding sequence ATGACCGCGGACCGCAACGCCGGGCGCGCCGGCCGGTTGAGCGACCTCTGGCGCGGTCGCGTGCAGGAGGCGGCCGACTGGTTGCGCGAACGCGGCTTCACGGGCGGCACCGGCCTGATCCTGGGCAGCGGCCTGGGCAACTTCGTCGACGCGGTCGACGGGGCGCACGCGATCGACTACGCCGGGATCCCCGGCTGGGCGACGACCACCGTGGCCGAGCACCGCGGCCGCCTGGTGGCCGGCGAGGCCGGCGGCCGCCGGGTCGTCGTCATGCAGGGCCGCCTGCACCCCTACGAGGGCCTGCCCTGGGACGAGCTGCTGCTGCCCACCGCGGTGCTGGCCTGCCTGGACGTGGACGCGGTCGTGGTGACCAACGCCGCCGGCGGCCTGAACCGCTACTACCGCCCCGGCGACCTCATGGTGATCCGCGACCACCTCGACCTGCACCTGCAGGACCC